A genome region from Deinococcus humi includes the following:
- a CDS encoding SMP-30/gluconolactonase/LRE family protein, protein MKTPETRIELADERLRPLLKEAATLECLWTGSTWGEGPVYLPDGRLVWSDIPGNRLMVWQEGQAVREYLNPSHFQNGHALDHQGRIIGCSHGERAIVRQEHDGGWKVLVGEYGGKRFNSPNDVVVARDGSIWFTDPPYGLIQPQEGYGGVQEQPGQEVYRFDPDTGDLRVVVRGMVCPNGLAFNPDETVLYVGDTAGTHTGEQYWPERHHHILAYDLVDGVATRARLFAEVSPGFPDGFRVDVHGNLWTSSGSGVQVFAPDGTRLGEIKVPEVSGNLTFGGPAGTTLFIAASTSLYRIEVNVRGATA, encoded by the coding sequence TTGAAGACACCCGAAACGAGAATCGAGCTGGCGGACGAGCGCCTGAGGCCCTTGCTGAAAGAGGCGGCCACGTTGGAATGCCTGTGGACAGGGTCCACCTGGGGCGAGGGACCGGTGTACCTGCCGGATGGCCGTCTGGTCTGGAGCGACATTCCCGGCAACCGCCTGATGGTGTGGCAGGAGGGACAAGCGGTGCGGGAGTACCTCAACCCCTCTCACTTCCAGAACGGCCATGCCTTAGATCACCAGGGGCGCATCATCGGCTGCTCACATGGTGAACGGGCGATTGTTCGCCAGGAACATGACGGTGGCTGGAAGGTGCTGGTGGGCGAGTACGGGGGCAAACGCTTCAACAGCCCCAACGATGTGGTGGTGGCGCGTGACGGCAGCATCTGGTTTACCGATCCGCCGTACGGTCTGATTCAGCCGCAGGAGGGCTACGGCGGCGTGCAGGAGCAGCCGGGCCAGGAAGTCTACCGCTTTGACCCGGACACCGGGGACCTGCGCGTGGTGGTGCGCGGCATGGTCTGTCCGAATGGGCTGGCCTTCAACCCGGACGAGACGGTGCTGTACGTGGGCGACACGGCGGGTACGCACACGGGCGAGCAATACTGGCCCGAGCGGCACCATCACATCCTGGCCTACGATCTGGTGGACGGTGTGGCGACCCGTGCCCGCCTGTTCGCCGAGGTCTCGCCGGGTTTTCCCGATGGTTTCCGCGTAGACGTCCACGGCAATCTGTGGACCAGCAGCGGCAGCGGCGTGCAGGTCTTCGCGCCGGACGGCACCCGTCTGGGCGAGATCAAGGTACCAGAGGTCAGCGGCAATCTGACGTTCGGCGGTCCTGCCGGCACCACTCTTTTCATCGCGGCCAGCACCAGTCTCTACCGCATTGAGGTGAATGTGCGCGGCGCGACGGCGTGA
- a CDS encoding substrate-binding domain-containing protein, translating to MSSVQGALRSSVQEHRKAAGLGAADLARRAGITRQALHNIETGHSVPTTVVALRLAQALGCRVDELFSLTPGTVHAHLIGDAAPGGRVRLARLDHELMAVPLQGAAGLGHRADGMITARREAEVEVELSGDLELAERSVILSGCDPSLELLAAHTAKSAPDLRVITCPASSQAALAGLAAGQAHLAGIHLWDAGSQESNLPFVRQLGLAQSVHVIALWTWEQGLLTAAGNPGGIRGVDELRSGGLRLINRDPGSGSRLMLDAWLDAANFSGAERQALPGYQDEVASPLEAARRIQSGAADLAPGPRVAAQALGLDFVPLQREHFDLIVPEAYQSHPAVRALLHTARSDAFLWELAALGGYDAAQVGQLRGIVT from the coding sequence ATGTCTTCCGTGCAGGGCGCTTTGCGCTCCTCCGTCCAGGAGCACCGTAAAGCAGCTGGTCTGGGAGCTGCCGATCTGGCCCGCCGGGCGGGCATCACCCGTCAGGCGCTGCACAACATCGAAACAGGCCATTCGGTCCCCACCACCGTGGTGGCGCTGCGGCTGGCCCAGGCGCTGGGCTGCCGCGTCGATGAGCTGTTCAGCCTGACCCCCGGCACCGTACACGCACATCTGATCGGCGACGCCGCGCCAGGGGGCCGCGTTCGCCTGGCGCGCCTGGACCACGAGCTGATGGCCGTTCCATTGCAGGGTGCGGCGGGCCTAGGCCACCGGGCTGACGGCATGATCACGGCCCGACGTGAAGCCGAAGTGGAGGTGGAACTGAGTGGGGATCTGGAGCTGGCCGAACGCTCGGTCATCCTGAGCGGCTGCGATCCGTCGCTGGAACTGCTGGCCGCGCACACCGCGAAGAGTGCGCCGGACCTGCGGGTGATCACCTGCCCGGCCTCCAGTCAGGCAGCGCTGGCGGGTCTGGCGGCCGGGCAGGCCCATCTGGCCGGCATTCATCTGTGGGACGCCGGGAGCCAGGAGTCCAATCTGCCCTTCGTGCGGCAGCTGGGGCTGGCTCAATCGGTGCACGTCATTGCGCTCTGGACCTGGGAGCAGGGCCTGCTGACGGCGGCGGGCAATCCTGGGGGCATCCGGGGCGTGGACGAACTGCGCAGCGGCGGCCTGCGCCTGATCAACCGCGACCCCGGTTCGGGCAGTCGCCTGATGCTGGACGCATGGCTCGATGCGGCCAACTTCAGCGGGGCGGAGCGTCAGGCACTGCCCGGCTACCAGGATGAGGTGGCCTCCCCCCTGGAAGCCGCGCGCCGGATTCAGTCGGGTGCGGCCGATCTGGCCCCTGGCCCCCGCGTGGCCGCGCAGGCCCTGGGTCTGGATTTTGTGCCTCTGCAACGCGAGCACTTCGATCTGATCGTTCCCGAAGCGTATCAAAGCCATCCGGCCGTGCGCGCTTTGCTGCACACCGCTCGCAGCGACGCTTTTCTGTGGGAGCTGGCTGCACTGGGCGGCTACGACGCCGCGCAGGTGGGGCAACTCCGGGGCATCGTCACCTGA
- the modA gene encoding molybdate ABC transporter substrate-binding protein — protein sequence MILKLLASTLLLTLGSASAASLTVFAAASLTDAFAEIGRSFDAATGNTTTFQFAGSQALRTQLDNGARPDVYASANNAQFDPLVKSGLLSSGQPFLSNRLAVIAPRNNVKIQTLLDLSKPGVRLVIADKAVPVGDYTRRMISAIDKSGAYGKDFSGKFLKNVVSEEPNVRQVALKVQLGEADAAVVYSSDVTPALRPSVRVIALPTRFNQSASYPIGILKNSAHPEAAQAFVKFVLSAEGQAILKKWGFLKPPAQPATRISSVAVRAAIMGDDAMPTVRARK from the coding sequence ATGATCTTGAAACTTCTCGCTTCCACCCTCCTTCTGACGCTGGGCAGCGCCAGTGCGGCCAGTCTGACCGTGTTCGCCGCCGCCTCGCTGACTGACGCCTTCGCCGAAATCGGCAGATCTTTCGATGCAGCCACCGGAAACACCACCACCTTTCAGTTCGCCGGGTCACAGGCGCTCAGGACACAACTCGACAACGGGGCGCGGCCCGACGTGTACGCCAGTGCCAACAATGCCCAGTTCGATCCACTGGTGAAATCCGGTCTGCTGAGCAGCGGTCAGCCATTCCTGAGCAACCGACTGGCGGTGATCGCGCCGAGGAACAACGTCAAGATTCAGACTCTGCTGGACCTGAGCAAGCCAGGGGTCAGGCTGGTGATCGCCGATAAGGCGGTTCCCGTTGGCGATTACACCCGCCGGATGATCAGTGCCATCGACAAATCAGGCGCGTATGGTAAGGATTTCTCCGGGAAATTTCTGAAGAACGTGGTCAGTGAAGAGCCGAATGTTCGTCAGGTGGCCCTGAAGGTGCAACTGGGCGAGGCCGATGCCGCCGTCGTGTACAGCTCGGACGTGACCCCCGCCCTGCGGCCCAGCGTGCGCGTGATTGCGCTGCCCACCCGCTTCAATCAGAGCGCGAGTTATCCCATCGGCATACTCAAAAACTCTGCCCATCCGGAGGCGGCACAGGCGTTCGTGAAGTTCGTGCTGTCGGCCGAGGGACAGGCCATCCTGAAGAAGTGGGGGTTCCTGAAGCCGCCGGCACAGCCAGCCACGCGCATCAGCAGCGTAGCGGTGCGCGCCGCCATCATGGGGGATGACGCCATGCCCACGGTGAGGGCGAGGAAATGA
- a CDS encoding ABC transporter permease, which produces MPALPLALSVLLVLFLVLPLLALLLRGLNAQFLPTLLGPVVLDALQVSLLTTSCTMILTVLLGTPVAWLLARHDFAGKTALDTLLDLPIVLPPVVAGVGLLLAFGRNGLLGAPLELAGISVAFSPAAVVLAQLFVAAPFYLRTAKAGFMAVDRDVEDAARTDGADRWTVFRYITWPLAFAFLLEGLVLTWARALGEFGATILFAGSLQGKTRTITLAIYSALESDLAPALVLSAVMVVVAFTVLVVVRRLGSAHTSR; this is translated from the coding sequence GTGCCCGCCCTTCCGTTGGCCCTGAGTGTCCTTCTGGTGCTGTTTCTGGTGCTGCCGTTGCTGGCGCTGCTGTTACGTGGGCTGAACGCCCAATTCCTGCCCACCCTGCTGGGGCCAGTGGTGCTTGATGCCCTGCAGGTCAGCCTGCTGACCACCAGTTGCACGATGATCCTGACTGTGCTGCTCGGCACGCCCGTGGCCTGGCTGCTGGCCCGCCACGATTTCGCTGGGAAGACGGCGCTGGACACCCTGCTGGACCTGCCCATCGTGCTGCCGCCGGTGGTGGCCGGGGTGGGGCTGCTGCTGGCCTTTGGGCGAAATGGTCTGCTAGGCGCTCCGCTGGAACTGGCAGGCATCAGCGTGGCCTTTTCCCCTGCTGCAGTGGTCCTGGCACAACTGTTCGTGGCTGCTCCGTTTTACCTGCGGACCGCCAAGGCAGGCTTCATGGCCGTGGACCGCGACGTCGAGGACGCCGCCCGCACTGATGGGGCAGACCGCTGGACGGTCTTTCGGTACATCACCTGGCCGCTGGCGTTCGCGTTCCTGCTTGAGGGCCTGGTCCTGACGTGGGCGCGGGCGTTGGGTGAATTCGGGGCCACCATCCTGTTCGCCGGATCGCTGCAGGGCAAAACGCGGACCATTACGCTGGCGATCTACTCCGCTCTGGAATCCGATCTTGCCCCGGCGCTGGTGCTGTCGGCGGTGATGGTGGTCGTGGCTTTCA